Proteins from a genomic interval of Sander vitreus isolate 19-12246 chromosome 6, sanVit1, whole genome shotgun sequence:
- the prpf3 gene encoding U4/U6 small nuclear ribonucleoprotein Prp3 isoform X2: MSLPKREVEELRPWVERTVKKVLGFSEPTVVTAALHCVGKGLDKRKTIDQLRPFLDDSAGGFVERLFEALEESRSARGNKGGGEKHRKRDLKPETGAVREIQESGDGTAPKRKRVPRFEEVEEPEVIPGPPSESPGMLTKMQIKQMMEAATKQIEERKKQLSFSSSVPAAPLETPPVSRLLGTSAAAGGGSSIAPSQAASFMNDAIEKARKAAELQARIQSQLAMKPGILGALGNTGPHNLVALANLHAMGIAPPKVEIKEVNKPTPLILDDKGRTVDASGKEVELTHRMPTLKANIRAVKREQFRQQLKEKPGEDLESTSYFDQRVTITPAQRPRRGFKFHDQGRFEKIAQRIRTKAQLERLQNEIAQAAKKTGIQASTKLALIAPRKEIGEGEVPNIEWWDSYILPYNIDITPDTKFEELELFGVTNLVEHPAQISPPVDADKPVTLGVYLTKKEQKKLRRQTRREGQKEVQEKVRLGLMPPPEPKVRISNLMRVLGTEAVQDPTKVEAHVRAQMAKRQKAHEEANAARKLTAEQRKEKKVKKLKEDLSNGVHIAVYRIRNLQNPAKKFKVEANANQLYLTGTVVLHRDVNLVVVEGGPKSQKKFKRMMLHRIKWEEHNSKRDDPDGDDDTKRNNKCWLIWEGTAKERSFGEMKFKQCPTENMAREHFKKHGTEHYWDLALSQSVLDGTDD, encoded by the exons ATGTCTCTTCCTAAGCGGGAGGTGGAGGAACTAAGGCCATGGGTGGAGCGGACTGTGAAGAAGGTGCTGGGTTTCTCAGAGCCCACAGTGGTTACTGCTGCTTTGCACTGTGTTGGAAAGGGACTGGACAAAAGGAAGACCATAG ACCAGCTGCGTCCCTTCCTTGATGACTCCGCGGGAGGTTTTGTGGAGCGTCTTTTTGAAGCTTTGGAGGAAAGCCGCAGTGCACGTGGCaacaaaggaggaggagaaaagcaCCGCAAGAGAGACCTCAAG CCTGAAACAGGTGCAGTGCGAGAAATTCAGGAGTCAGGAGATGGGACAGCGCCGAAGAGGAAACGGGTCCCTCGCTtcgaggaggtggaggagccTGAGGTCATACCTGGACCTCCATCTGAGAGCCCTGGCATGCTGACCAAAATGCAG ataaaacagatgatgGAAGCAGCCACGAAACAGAttgaggagaggaagaaacagCTGAGCTTTTCCTCTTCAGTCCCTGCTGCACCA CTGGAAACCCCTCCAGTCTCACGGCTTCTTGGCACATCCGCAGCTGCAGGTGGTGGCTCATCTATCGCCCCCTCGCAGGCTGCCAGCTTCATGAATGATGCTATCGAGAAGGCCCGCAAGGCTGCTGAGCTGCAGGCCCGCATCCAGTCCCAGTTAGCCATGAAACCTGGTATCctcggagccttggggaacactGGGCCTCACAACCTAGTGGCACTAGCTAATCTACACGCTATGGGAATTGCCCCACC AAAAGTAGAAATCAAGGAGGTGAACAAGCCAACACCTCTTATTCTGGATGACAAGGGAAGAACTGTGGATGCCAGTGGCAAAGAGGTTGAACTCACACACCGCATGCCAACACTGAAAG CAAACATTCGAGCAGTAAAGAGGGAGCAGTTTCGTCAGCAGCTGAAGGAGAAGCCTGGAGAGGACTTGGAGTCCACGTCCTACTTCGACCAACGTGTGACGATTACACCGGCTCAGCGCCCTCGCAGAGGCTTCAAGTTCCATGACCAGGGGCGCTTTGAGAAGATTGCTCAGAGAATTAGAACTAAG GCCCAGTTGGAAAGGTTGCAGAATGAGATTGCCCAGGCAGCGAAGAAGACAGGAATCCAGGCATCCACCAAACTGGCACTGATTGCCCCTAGGAAAGAGATTGGAGAAGGGGAGGTGCCCAATATTGAGTGGTGGGACTCCTACATCCTGCCCTACAACATAGATAT AACACCCGACACAAAATTTGAAGAGTTGGAGCTCTTTGGTGTTACCAACCTGGTAGAACATCCTGCCCAAATTAGCCCTCCAG TTGACGCAGATAAGCCGGTAACGCTGGGCGTATACCTGACAAAGAAAGAACAGAAGAAGCTGAGAAGACAGACACGAAGGGAGGGGCAAAAAGAAGTTCAAGAGAAGGTTCGCCTGGGACTGATGCCTCCACCAGAACCCAAAG taCGCATCTCTAACCTGATGAGAGTGCTGGGGACGGAGGCGGTTCAAGACCCCACGAAGGTGGAGGCCCACGTCAGAGCGCAGATGGCCAAGAGACAGAA GGCTCATGAGGAGGCAAATGCAGCACGTAAGCTCACAGCGGagcagaggaaagagaagaaggTCAAGAAGTTAAAAGAAGACCTCAGTAATGGTGTTCACATTGCAGTGTACAG GATCCGTAACCTGCAAAATCCTGCTAAGAAGTTTAAAGTGGAGGCCAATGCCAACCAGCTGTACCTGACCGGCACGGTAGTTCTGCACAGAGATGTCAACCTTGTTGTGGTGGAGGGAG gCCCCAAGTCCCAGAAAAAGTTCAAGAGGATGATGTTACACAGAATCAAATGGGAGGAACACAACAGTAAAAGAGATG ATCcagatggtgatgatgatacAAAGAGGAACAACAAGTGCTGGCTGATTTGGGAA GGCACAGCTAAAGAGCGTAGTTTTGGGGAGATGAAGTTCAAGCAGTGCCCCACAGAGAACATGGCCAGAGAACACTTCAAGAAACACGGCACAGAACACTACTGGGATCTAGCTCTCAGCCAGAGTGTGTTGGACGGCACAGATGACTGA
- the prpf3 gene encoding U4/U6 small nuclear ribonucleoprotein Prp3 isoform X1, with protein sequence MSLPKREVEELRPWVERTVKKVLGFSEPTVVTAALHCVGKGLDKRKTIDQLRPFLDDSAGGFVERLFEALEESRSARGNKGGGEKHRKRDLKDVFGDEPETGAVREIQESGDGTAPKRKRVPRFEEVEEPEVIPGPPSESPGMLTKMQIKQMMEAATKQIEERKKQLSFSSSVPAAPLETPPVSRLLGTSAAAGGGSSIAPSQAASFMNDAIEKARKAAELQARIQSQLAMKPGILGALGNTGPHNLVALANLHAMGIAPPKVEIKEVNKPTPLILDDKGRTVDASGKEVELTHRMPTLKANIRAVKREQFRQQLKEKPGEDLESTSYFDQRVTITPAQRPRRGFKFHDQGRFEKIAQRIRTKAQLERLQNEIAQAAKKTGIQASTKLALIAPRKEIGEGEVPNIEWWDSYILPYNIDITPDTKFEELELFGVTNLVEHPAQISPPVDADKPVTLGVYLTKKEQKKLRRQTRREGQKEVQEKVRLGLMPPPEPKVRISNLMRVLGTEAVQDPTKVEAHVRAQMAKRQKAHEEANAARKLTAEQRKEKKVKKLKEDLSNGVHIAVYRIRNLQNPAKKFKVEANANQLYLTGTVVLHRDVNLVVVEGGPKSQKKFKRMMLHRIKWEEHNSKRDDPDGDDDTKRNNKCWLIWEGTAKERSFGEMKFKQCPTENMAREHFKKHGTEHYWDLALSQSVLDGTDD encoded by the exons ATGTCTCTTCCTAAGCGGGAGGTGGAGGAACTAAGGCCATGGGTGGAGCGGACTGTGAAGAAGGTGCTGGGTTTCTCAGAGCCCACAGTGGTTACTGCTGCTTTGCACTGTGTTGGAAAGGGACTGGACAAAAGGAAGACCATAG ACCAGCTGCGTCCCTTCCTTGATGACTCCGCGGGAGGTTTTGTGGAGCGTCTTTTTGAAGCTTTGGAGGAAAGCCGCAGTGCACGTGGCaacaaaggaggaggagaaaagcaCCGCAAGAGAGACCTCAAG GATGTGTTTGGTGATGAGCCTGAAACAGGTGCAGTGCGAGAAATTCAGGAGTCAGGAGATGGGACAGCGCCGAAGAGGAAACGGGTCCCTCGCTtcgaggaggtggaggagccTGAGGTCATACCTGGACCTCCATCTGAGAGCCCTGGCATGCTGACCAAAATGCAG ataaaacagatgatgGAAGCAGCCACGAAACAGAttgaggagaggaagaaacagCTGAGCTTTTCCTCTTCAGTCCCTGCTGCACCA CTGGAAACCCCTCCAGTCTCACGGCTTCTTGGCACATCCGCAGCTGCAGGTGGTGGCTCATCTATCGCCCCCTCGCAGGCTGCCAGCTTCATGAATGATGCTATCGAGAAGGCCCGCAAGGCTGCTGAGCTGCAGGCCCGCATCCAGTCCCAGTTAGCCATGAAACCTGGTATCctcggagccttggggaacactGGGCCTCACAACCTAGTGGCACTAGCTAATCTACACGCTATGGGAATTGCCCCACC AAAAGTAGAAATCAAGGAGGTGAACAAGCCAACACCTCTTATTCTGGATGACAAGGGAAGAACTGTGGATGCCAGTGGCAAAGAGGTTGAACTCACACACCGCATGCCAACACTGAAAG CAAACATTCGAGCAGTAAAGAGGGAGCAGTTTCGTCAGCAGCTGAAGGAGAAGCCTGGAGAGGACTTGGAGTCCACGTCCTACTTCGACCAACGTGTGACGATTACACCGGCTCAGCGCCCTCGCAGAGGCTTCAAGTTCCATGACCAGGGGCGCTTTGAGAAGATTGCTCAGAGAATTAGAACTAAG GCCCAGTTGGAAAGGTTGCAGAATGAGATTGCCCAGGCAGCGAAGAAGACAGGAATCCAGGCATCCACCAAACTGGCACTGATTGCCCCTAGGAAAGAGATTGGAGAAGGGGAGGTGCCCAATATTGAGTGGTGGGACTCCTACATCCTGCCCTACAACATAGATAT AACACCCGACACAAAATTTGAAGAGTTGGAGCTCTTTGGTGTTACCAACCTGGTAGAACATCCTGCCCAAATTAGCCCTCCAG TTGACGCAGATAAGCCGGTAACGCTGGGCGTATACCTGACAAAGAAAGAACAGAAGAAGCTGAGAAGACAGACACGAAGGGAGGGGCAAAAAGAAGTTCAAGAGAAGGTTCGCCTGGGACTGATGCCTCCACCAGAACCCAAAG taCGCATCTCTAACCTGATGAGAGTGCTGGGGACGGAGGCGGTTCAAGACCCCACGAAGGTGGAGGCCCACGTCAGAGCGCAGATGGCCAAGAGACAGAA GGCTCATGAGGAGGCAAATGCAGCACGTAAGCTCACAGCGGagcagaggaaagagaagaaggTCAAGAAGTTAAAAGAAGACCTCAGTAATGGTGTTCACATTGCAGTGTACAG GATCCGTAACCTGCAAAATCCTGCTAAGAAGTTTAAAGTGGAGGCCAATGCCAACCAGCTGTACCTGACCGGCACGGTAGTTCTGCACAGAGATGTCAACCTTGTTGTGGTGGAGGGAG gCCCCAAGTCCCAGAAAAAGTTCAAGAGGATGATGTTACACAGAATCAAATGGGAGGAACACAACAGTAAAAGAGATG ATCcagatggtgatgatgatacAAAGAGGAACAACAAGTGCTGGCTGATTTGGGAA GGCACAGCTAAAGAGCGTAGTTTTGGGGAGATGAAGTTCAAGCAGTGCCCCACAGAGAACATGGCCAGAGAACACTTCAAGAAACACGGCACAGAACACTACTGGGATCTAGCTCTCAGCCAGAGTGTGTTGGACGGCACAGATGACTGA